The sequence agagtacaataaaaaggcaaagaaaggaaaataaaagccaagtgtgagaaaaatttaccaagttatttaaaacatatatcacatatttttgtacaaataattgaagatacttttattttggacaaaattaaccgttttacccggtaaattgtaatatatttgaaagaaagatggatctacacgatgaatcaatttcatcattaaaaggaagtaaagtcttccgaaaaagacacgcgcttcttgatttaggtcaggaagttttcgtccagaccagttgtagagtctacgaaaaatcttgaaaagttttctcgaaaatcagctggaaatccacggacctcagcatcaaacagggtcgccaagtggtcagacttatcctaaccatgagaggatctgtctcgtaaaatggggagggcgccgtgcaaattagcttgataagactaatgaatcagatccccagaaaggataatctccttaaagatcaaaaatcagcttttaagactgatattactcaatccttgagattgacttttaaagattgagaattacaaactcatggaattcgatgatatctaaactcgagcttgaacgagaaaatattttgatcaaattacaaaccaatttgttttctgaaaacccatttttcaatgcgtccattaccattgaacgtaaaatcctagaaattcacctagaattcattaggtcacctgaaccaaatcgggtgtcaaccgtaagaacggtggttgcatagcatggtcaaagacaggaccttgtgccagaccgaaaaactatagggtgatctttactattgctcctacaaaggatagtaattacatccgacatgatatagaccataattaaaagcatgtcacgggacattgccttaacagttgcttgttcaacgctttcctttacaaccggacgatagtttaccgaaaggtaatatatggagcaggtatactggacgtgttgctttcccaatacaaggttagcaagtgggtgacacaaaaccgcaagttttgagctaaaattttcaaatctgaaacccacaaaacccacaaaaataatttgcaaacaccggtaaagggttattccgaaaaacttatctagggtaaaagctagattgaattttcaaaagatcaaatgttttcataaagatccaatttcctaaaaggatctaaattttcatagtcatgtgggactgtaaaccacaacgttactatcattgttcataccgccgtatagaaatcactgatgtacaaagtgtgaagaataaagaagtgattctagtatttttatttcaagactatattgcttgaggacaagcaacgctcaagtgtgggaatatttgataatgctaaaaacgaacatatatttcatagcattatccttcaagaaagacaagcttctagttgaaattgttctatttacaagttatattcgtttaaataataaaaggtgaagacaaaagacagattcgacgatttgaagacgcaaacgaccaaaaagctaaaaagtataaagtacaatcaaagtagttcaaattattgatgagaaacgtctcaaaattacaagagtacaagacgcaaaactcaaagtacaagatattaaattgtacgcaaggacgttcaaaaatccagaaccggaccagagtcaactctcaacgctcgacgcaacgaactaaaaattacaagtcaactatgcacataaatataatataatatataaataattcttaaaattatatatatattatattatttaatataaccgtaggcaagaagcaaacaatcgaatgtgagctggaatcccaggccatgcgatcgcatggccagcaaaaacaatctccatgcgatcgcatggcagcaaatatctggccacatctataaatttcgcagtttttggtcgaacttaacacatctttttctcttctctatctctcaacgtaatatatatatatatatatatatatatatatatatatatatatatatatatatatattataattttaattttaattttaattttaattttaataataataagggtatgttagcgaatgttgtaagtgtgtaagtcgaaattctgtccgtgtaacgctactccattattaatcattgtaagttatgttcaacctttttaaattaatgtctcgtagctaagttattattatgcttatttaatgccgaagtaatcgtgatgttgggctaaatattaaagacggggtaattaggctttgtaccataattggggtttggacaaaagaacgacacttgtggaaattagactatgggctattaatgggctttatatttgtttaattaaatgatagtttattaatttaatataaagatttacaattggacgtacctataaataaccacatacactcaatcggacacgatgggcgagatatttataagtactaataatcgttcatttaaccggacacgggaatggattaatagtcaatggacttattaaaacaggggtaaattatatacaaggaaaattggtataattatagtttaagtccccaattagttggaatatttgacttcagatataagaataatttgacgaggacactcgcactttatatttatgactgatggactgttatggataaaaaccagatggacatattgaataatccaggacaaaggacagttaacccatagtaataaactaaaatcaacacgtcaaacatcatgattacggaagtttaaatatgcataattcctttatttcatatttaattgcacttttaattatcgcactttaatttattgtcattttaattattgcactttttaattatcgcaattttatttattgtcattttatttatcgcacttttatttatcgcaatttcattatcgttatttactttacgcttaaaattaagtcttttatattttaatattttacattaggttttaactgcgactaaagttttaaaatcgacaaaccggtcattaaacggtaaaaactcccttttataataataaaactacttatttatatatatatttatatacaaatatagtttttaaaaatatagcgttaaacttggctagctccctgtggaacgaaccggacttactaaaaactacactactgtacgattaggtacactgcctataagtgttgtagcaaggtttaggtatatccactctataaataaataaataacttgtgtaaaattgtatcgtatttaatagtattttgtagtaaaaatataactttttcgtatacacctctacgcacatcagtaagtgtgtgtaaaatacaaatgagagcaaatgtaaaatggatgaaataaggcttgtatttataggtgaatgaggtgatACATGGGGTATCAAAACCGTAGGAACatatgggggacaagggggataaacttttgctttttggttaatggttgtctaaagttggtgcttatgttaggatcccatgcaatattaaggataatacttgacaaaaatgctagcatgttccctataataaatgggcatttgtcttatatattaatgggtcactagttacttataattgggctaattaaatggtccactaactagtgtaaggTGGgcttccaacaaggtagaaagtccaacaagattaactagtaagcataagtaaattactaagcgtaattaagcatccaaaaacccaagtaattgttattataaaataacaattaatatttcgtagtcataatattccgattacgacaaaagttaaacgtgtacgcagtacgtagtttgttcgaaacgtcaagtgacactaacggtcataaaggcatccGGTGGTCAAGTTAAATATCCTACGTACTCAAAggcaacatataaatgaaagtaaaccacgtgtattaagatttcagagtataagatagcacagtacgcacaaatacgcagtttcgcaaaaacacaaggcacaaaagcaagtcgaaaaagtcgggtcgttacattaaccaTATGACATTCTCCCCCAAAATGATCGTTAcatacaataaagcatcatttttaTGTGGTTGATGAAGTCGGCAATCCCCAAAAGTTCTTGAAAATTATCGCATATGGAAAAGCCAATAATGGATTTGACACTGCACTTTTGGTAGAAATCACCATTTAAATCTTCTTGATGGGCCTAAGTAACAAGCCCATATCCACCAGTGAATTTAATAATAAGCACATTGGGCCATGTATCCTTTTATGTTGGGCCTTAGATCCGTTAACCGATTAAGATCTGGTAGGTTGTTCAGATCCGGTAACATCACTAGCATCATGATCTGGTAACGTGACATCATTAGGAGGATCTGGTAACCTTTCACGTAACAACCAATTCATCTTCATTTCCACGTAACAATGTAACTGTCTCAAATTCAAATTCAAGCCTCAAAATCGATGGAAATAGCATCTAAATGCAGCGATTTGAAGAAATCATGAAGGAATTTCCACCAAAACATCATCAAATTTGACCAGTCGATGATGAACAGCCTCTTTTTCATGAACTTTGATTTTCGTCAAGAGTTATATCGAAGCTTGAAACAAGTTCTAAATTACTCCTGTGATGGCAATTAAAGATTCCCGAGGATAATCTTCAATCAAAACAGCAATATTCATCAATTAAACTCAGCGAACAGTAGTAATAAACATGAACATCAGCGAGTGAACATTCAGCAATTCAACTAGAGATCTGATGAGTTTTAGCTTTTGATTTCTTCATGAAATTTACTTAAAGTGATGCATATAACACTCGCTAATCATCTCCATAACCTATAACATTAAAACACCTTCGAATTTGAATGAAGATGAAtcagttgactttttgaattcGAGGTTTGACTTCACAAATCTGAGATCTGAGATATATTTTAACACAAATTGAATAATCACGAAGCACTACTGGATGATGAGGAATCAAAATCGCTGTTCAATTTGATCTGAGATAGATCAAAGCACTCTGAGTACCTCAACTCATTGAGTTTTGAAGTGACGAATAAAAACTCTACTGATTCGATTGATGTGATGTTGTAAAACCAGATGTTATGATCAACGAAGCTTAGATGATGTGTAAGGAACATGAATTATCATCAAGTTGTTGTGAAATCATCAAATGAAGAATCTGAGATTTGTAGATGATGAACAGTGACGTACAGTAACAATAGGAGTAAATcatgaatatgaaatttgatttctGAATTTGTGAATCTGAATGATATGAAATGATGTAGTAATCAGAAGGAGTATAGATTCACAAAAGTTTTTAAGTTTTGAATGAAATCCGGATTTATGAAATTTGGATGAAGATCAAAATCCGGATGTGTTTATGTTTTAGTTAAGTGTTTTGATGATTTTGAGAATTTCAGATATTttgtttgaagattcgaagatttcGGATGAAGATATGAATGTTTGGTGAAGAAGGTTCGAAGatcatcatgaagatatgaagatcttcatgATGAAGGTTTGAAGGTGATATGAACATATGAAGGAACATTCATCAAGTTCATATGGACCGACCTACGGTTCGTTGTAGGGTCGGCTCAGATACCACGTGTTTATCCCTTTTAGGGATGAAGACGATGAATGTGGGTTGAATATTGATatgaagattgagagagaaagtcaaatAGTCAAACGTTACATTCCACGGCTTTCTTCACTCAATACATATCAATGGCTAAAAGCAAGGACAAATGAAGCCTAAGGAAGGTATATGTAGCCCTCGTCTATACCTTCCACACATCAAGTGTATGGCACAACCAATGCAATACGACAGGTTCTAacaaatattccaccacttaatactatgctatgccttaacattaacagatgtgcaatcttagatattctaaggtactgctaattggattagaggtctctccttttgcgatcacttattcaaccctggatcatcttacaacatctcaagaacgttgcttctgacgcgaatcatgcttctaagcagaccagtgttcactgaactctatgttgTCTTCTCTaaccacaacctaaatgggcagctcttctttgacgaataaatgattatccgtacgtaggtactatatccctattgtgacgttaagcacacataactacttacctgtatcctagggttgatcaggtcctaatactaggttataaccacgtgaataagcggaaagggtgatccgtaaattaaacttctaaaccgtcaaggttccagcataacaatagcataagtttcagataacgtattcaacatataataaacatttgcaacagatagatagtcatgcaagatgaaagcaacttaagataacaagataactttattaaattaaggaaagcgttcactaaATCAACCAAACATAACACTTAAACTTTACAATCAACGGATAACCCTTAAAATCCAAACTAATAACAATGCTTACTCTTAGCAAAAGATTTCGAGACCGGAGCAGGTGACACATACGACTTATATTCAGAGGGAACAGTAGTTGTTCCATCGCTAGTTACACCCTCCGATGACGTAGAAGCAACTGGGTTCATCGGTTGTGTGGTAAGAGCTGAGGCCGCCGGCGAATTGTACATCGGTTGTGCAGTAGCAGTTGAGGGCGGCGGCGGCGCCGATTGAATACCGCTGGAGCAACGTCGCTTGTGTGGTAGCAGCGGCGATTGAGTACCACGTGAGCAACGTCGGGTGAATCAATTTTAGGGCAGGGAGTATAATCGATGGTGAGTGATTCTTAGAATACGATTTCATTCAAAGAAAGGGAAAAGGGGGAAAGGTGTGAAATTACCATGTTAACCCCGTGAACAGTGCAAGCTCATCCTAATTAGTATTAGTTGATAAtttaagataaaagtgtaaaagaTAATGTTTTATGGTGTGGTGAAAATCGATGAATATATGTTCTATATGCATGAAAAAATatttagtttttttaaaaaaaaaaaaaaaatctgacaACGGATTTAATATACCGACCAATCACTATCTGCCACGTATTCACCACGCCATATCTCTTCACCGTTAGTTTCTCTCTCACACCGTGTAAACCCAAAAGCAGGGGTGGGCAAAactggatatccgaaatttcggatatccgaaatttcggattcggataccggattatccgaatatccgaactaTATCTAATAAATGCAAAAAAAACAAATGGCAATGCACATATTACATAACAAGTCACATACGCCTAAGTTCAACATTCTATAGTTCGTATTACAAAATGTTCAAAACACGATTAGTACATCATCGTAAAATACATAACAACGTTCAAAATATGATTAACACATCATCGTAacacaaacataacagttatatcTGGTTAACTGTTTATATAGAGATATTAATACAAATTATCTGCTTAACATATATTGCTATATTTCTTATAACTTTTGATTGTGATTTATTTCTTATATAGTGATTTATTCTATATCAAATAATAACTTTATGTTTTCTAGAACGCGAATCAAGTTATAATTAGTATGTCATAATCGTTACAATAAAAATGATACAAATTCATCTTTTAAGGATGAACCAAACAAAAAGTGTATCCAAATATGAATGCAAGTTAGTTTTAACAAGAAAGAGTATTGATAAAAGTTAAAAGGATATTAACTTTACTCTTTGTAACGATTGATTGTTTCTATCTGTTATCTTTGTTCTTTTTACTCTTAAAAGTTAAAAGTTTAGTTTACCTTGAAAGCTATAAGGTCCATAAGCGATAACATTGGGCTACTAAACTATAAAtacaataaatatattaataataagtgtactttatttcggatatcggattttccgaatatccgaaaattttgaaaaattgatCCGATATCTGAATCCaaaaatccggatatccgattttcggatatccgaaaatccggatatccgaattttcggatattttcggatcgaattttcggataattcggattgcgaattcggattcggattcggatattatgcCCACCCCTACCCAAAAGGGGGCGCGAGTTTTGTGCCACGTAGAATCCCACGTTGTGAGTGTGTATGTGTAATGTATGGTCTTATCTTGAGTTGAACACAATAAATGGGCTAAATATACAATTAACAAATTGTTAAGGGTCTATTTTATCATCTTATTCTCTTTTGTTTTCTTGAGACGAAAGACAACCCTCACTACGCTTATAACTCTTCCCCTTTTCTTCACTTCTTTCAATTCCCAAATCGAACCGCTTAACCAAATTCATCAGCCATCAAATTAGCCCTAGAATTACAACATGAGTAGCATAGGCACAGGTTATGATCTATCCGTTACAACTTTCTCACCGGACGGTAGGGTTTTCCAGATCGAATACGCCGCCAAAGCCGTTGATAACAGCGGTACCGTCGTCGGAATCAAATGCAAAGACGGCATTGTTATCgtatgttttatttttatttagctTAAAATCATCGAaattatataattatgttttatcatTTAGTGATTGTGAATGAAATTACTGGTTTTAGGGAGTAGAGAAGCTGATTGCATCTAAAATGATGTTACCTGGATCTAATCGTAGAATTCATTCCGTACACCGTCATTCTGGAATGGTAAATAGATGTTTCTGATATTTGTAGACTGTAGTTTTGTGGTATTGATTTATTATTTGCTCAAGatgttttaattataatattaattattaaattaattaattaattatatgatATGATACAGGGCGTAGCTGGGTTAGCTGCTGATGGCAGACAGATTGTTGCAAGAGCTAAATCTGAAGCAAACAACTATGAAAGGTTATATTATTAATTTTCATTttattgtattttaaatttaaatttgaatttgaatggttGTGGCTAAGGATTATAGTTGATGCAGTCTTTACTTGGTTTTGAACAATGGTTTAACTAGTGCTATGTTGCAATTTCATTACCTATAGGATGTATTAAATGCACACATTGAAGTTTTTGGTTTCGTTTAGTCGTTAAGCTAGAATGCAAGCTGAACTTACATTGATGATGTTGTTCATGGTTCATCTTTGGTTGAAAGTGGTTATTGAGTGAGGGTGAGATGAAGAAGAATATGTTGTAGCTAACTAAAAATCTTGTTATCACGTAAGTCCACCTTAAGAAATCTAGCCGTGACAAATTTAATTTTCAGTAAGTAATAACATGTAGTTTTAATCCTGATTGTTTTATTAGAATGATCTTACTGATCTTTCTAAGTGTGTTGCTGAGGAGCACTTGTTCTTTTATTCATTGCTTAATTTTCTGTTTGCTTAACATGTGAAAGTTATACCTTGAAACTCCTACTACTATGATTGAGTCATTATGATATACGACTTTTTGTGTATTTCAGTATTTGTTGAGACAGTATTGTGCTGAAAAATAGCTTTGCTGATTGTGCAGCACCTATGGTGAACCTATTCCAGTTAAAGAACTTGCTGAGCGTGTTGCTAGCTATGTGCATTTATGTACACTTTATTGGTGGCTCAGGTTATGAAATCAATTTCCATTACTTACAAATTTTCAAATACATCCTTTTGCAgctttattattactttcattttaTGCTAAGATATGTACTTCTGTTGCAGACCCTTTGGATCTGGGGTTATTCTTGGCGGTTATGACCGTGATGGCCCACAGTTGTATATGGTTGAACCTTCTGGTGTTTCCTATGTGAGTACCATTCTCTTACTAGAGTGGTGATGTTGCTTACATTTGAGTTTAATAGCCCTTTAAAGGACATTTGGATATACTCCCTGCATTTCgttattttttttcaaaataaaTTGTTAAAAGTAAAGCTTTAAGTTAACAGTGTTATGTAGTGAGAAATGGGGTGTGTGTAAACAGTTTTCTGACAGAAGGTGGATTAAATATGCGTTTAGAATGCTGTAATGGATAATGTATCCTTTTCAGTGATTGTTTGTTGCTTTTACTTGTAGAGATATTTTGGTGCTGCAATTGGGAAGGGCAGGCAGGCTGCTAAAACGTAAGTAAACTCAGTTTTATAATCTTAAGTTCTGTTGACATACAAATTTGAGTATTCTGTAACTTGATTAATCTCAAGTGAAATGTTAAATGACTGTCTCTAGATGAGCTGCCCATATTGTATTCCTTCCAAGTCCCAGTATGTTATATAATAGTATAATACTCTTGACAACAACAATCTTTTTAAAGAGCAATATAATGGTATATGAGGTGTGGAAATAGTGTACTAAACGTGCTCTTGAAATGAGAGTATGGGATCGGAGTCAAACCAACATAAAAAATCTGATGTCATCTGACCATTAATGTACTTTGTTTTAAGATGGGCGTATATCATTACCTTGTAATATGCATATAAAGTTCATTACGTTTGTTTGAATTGTATACTCCACTCACCATGGTTTTAAAAAACGGTTGAGGTGTACGCCTCAAGGCGCGCCTCGGTGCGATTTTCATTTTTTGCGTTTTGGAACGGGCGCCTCACAGCTCAGATAAAACGTACGCCTCAAAATTGAAAGGCGGTTCGATTTTGGAAAGAGGCGGTTCGATAGCAGAGGCGTGCGCCTCACAGTGTTTACCAAAAAAGTAGCGGCAAAATTGTGTTTAGCAAAAAAAGTAGCGGCAAAATTGATTTGGCGGCAAAATTAGGCCCCCTAAAACTAGGGCGGCAAAATTGATACTAGCTTGTTTCTGATTGTATACAAAATTGCATATAATTTCAAATTACCTTGACCTTCATTAGTGTATTTTCTTGGTAGTCGGCCTTCATGATCGATGCGGGAAGATGCTAGTCTAAATTGTCACTTGCATCCGCCATTCTTAAATCCTCAAAATTCTTttatttgttttgcaaaattattactagtatatgtttgttttaaaaatgaaaatgGTTCTCTAACCAGTTATATATAGTATGTTGTAGATGTAGATGATCAAGATATATTGTGGGTTGTTGACACGTGTGGTTAAGAGTTCTAGCAATTTAGAGAAGCTGCTTGACACGTGTTGTCAACTTTGACTACACTATCAATTACTAGTATCATGTCTCAACttttatatttctatttaattaCTGTAATATTTAATTTCAAATTTAATAGGAGTAACTAACAACTACGTGCCAAATAATTATTGATTGTTACTAGCCATCATTTTTCATTAATAGCATGACAAACAAAAGTTTAATTTTGTTATTTTTTGATTAATAAGCAAAATAGAATAATATAAACAATCATTTTAAAGTGAGTTAATTACTTGTTAGTGTGTGATAAAAATAAGTAATTAAAACTTGTAATGAACTTATAATTTTCTACGTATTTTTTTTAACTCCGCCTCGAACGAACGCCTCGGTTCGCCTCGAGGCATACGCCTCGCCTCACAAAGGGAAAACGCCTCAAGGCGCGTTTCCGTTTTTTAAAACCTTGCCACTCACAGTACATTATGGATGTAACGAGTGTGTGAAAGTACGTGCGATGTGATACTTGTTTGCTCGTGTATGAACACGTATGGTTCATAATTGTCTTCCTGTTTTCTAGATTTATGTGTTCAAATGATGTAAAGTTTTATGAACTATTGTTTGCTGATATTCGATATAATTGTTTAACTTCAGTGAGATTGAGAAGTTGAAGCTTTCTGAGATGACCTGTCGTCAAGGAGTTATTGAAGTAGCAAAAATGTGAGTCCATTTCTTTACCTTAAATTGATAAATCCCCTGATAAAGATATAGACATAAAAACATTATTTTCTTATTTGTGTGCTCAACATGTATTGTGCTGGTGTTTCATTACACAATATGGCTGTCTATAATCATCACTCTTTATTTATAACTATAACTGTAGTTTCCGCGGCATTGTTTTTGAGATTAGCCGTTGTTAGCATATGTGATTTTTTTTTGTAGTAAGCGGTCTCTGTATTCTTTTAGACGTAAAGAACCTTTTGACCAGGGGCGAAAATAGAGTAGGCCCAGGGGGCGCCTGCTCAGTGGATCTGAATTTTTAAGCTCaaaattttggattttttttattttgccccCAACCCAAAAGTCCATCACCCAAAAGCCTCCATCTTTTTCATTGTTTGACTCTTTACTTTGAAGAAAAAAGGTTGTATTTTGCCcaaaagcctccatattttgcctCCAACCCAAAAGCCCATGACCCAAAAGGTCGTATTTCatggaagaaagaaagaaaaaaaattaacagtgaatttcgcccccggtgaaaacaATTCCTGGTTCCGACTGCTGGTGAGATTTTAATCAGTTAAAAGGTTTTCTTTCAGTTTTTTTCACCTTTTTGATGTTGGTAAGCAGAATTTACGGAGTACATGACGAGGCAAAGGACAAGACATTTGAATTGGAGATGAGTTGGGTTTGTGATGAATCGAACCGTTTGCACCAGAAGGTAACAATATTTCACTACTACTAAAATTTGATACAACAATATGGTTCGTCTGCGTTCAGAAGTTGATTAGTCTCATAGTATTAAAAAACCGAACGGTTATACGCGTTTACTCTTCTATGTTAGGATGTGATCACTAGATTAAATAGTGATTATTGTATTATGATGTGTAGGTACCAGAAGCACTTTTGGAGGAAGCAATATCAGCAGCTAAAGCAGCATTGGAAGAAATGGATGCTGATTAATACACCTGTCCTTGCATTATGTTTGTTTGACTCTTCCATTGCAGATTTGTCTGTCATCAGTAAGATATTTAAGTTTGGTTGCACTATCACTTAAAGATTGTAACATTTCCGTTTTATTAGAACATCTTAAATTCCGCATGTATGTTGCATTGAACTTTTTTGTGATGGCTAAGAAAACATAAGTAAACTCGCCTCTCTTTTGTTTGTAATGTGGCGTGTGTGTGCCAAAAAACAAACAAAACAACCCTTAGATCTATCATCTACGGGGATTCCTTTTTAATGCATGTTAAACCTGAAAATAAAGCTTGATACCAATACTATTAGTGCACTGTTCGTTTGTCACTTGGGTCATTTCAGTGGCTCGTGTGTCGTCACTTAG comes from Rutidosis leptorrhynchoides isolate AG116_Rl617_1_P2 chromosome 4, CSIRO_AGI_Rlap_v1, whole genome shotgun sequence and encodes:
- the LOC139840129 gene encoding proteasome subunit alpha type-3-like is translated as MSSIGTGYDLSVTTFSPDGRVFQIEYAAKAVDNSGTVVGIKCKDGIVIGVEKLIASKMMLPGSNRRIHSVHRHSGMGVAGLAADGRQIVARAKSEANNYESTYGEPIPVKELAERVASYVHLCTLYWWLRPFGSGVILGGYDRDGPQLYMVEPSGVSYRYFGAAIGKGRQAAKTEIEKLKLSEMTCRQGVIEVAKIIYGVHDEAKDKTFELEMSWVCDESNRLHQKVPEALLEEAISAAKAALEEMDAD